One genomic window of Musa acuminata AAA Group cultivar baxijiao unplaced genomic scaffold, Cavendish_Baxijiao_AAA HiC_scaffold_1137, whole genome shotgun sequence includes the following:
- the LOC135671017 gene encoding transcription termination factor MTERF5, chloroplastic-like — MFLVQKRLFCLLSCNKSTIHLSSYQLGSLFSFSTAEDHSSNHISKFMLVDPLQSCELSSKEAAKMAKDRICEKKLPSSSPSIEFFKQSGWSDAQVMKLTRRQPKLIFANVETVLKPRMRSLQDMGFSDTEIFQLVSSCPTLLCFRDIQPRINFWRSLLGSNQRFLKACKRNLFILTSSLARNIEPSISLLREHGISDERIAHMVVTMPGNFGRIDKLKEVIKYIEELGVSRDSGVYTYALHVVVNVSRSKFDAMSVTLMSFGWSQPDINALFRKCPKIWTLSKKSICDKMTFLTKEAGCELTSISRYPMLLKYSLEKRLRPRYEVLNFLNQNKLLDREHNLPSVMTPKEEKFRNKFLFLLRKEKFIAQYDSYVVAVQRKHHVVAENLDC, encoded by the coding sequence ATGTTTTtggtgcagaagaggctctttTGCCTTCTTTCATGTAACAAGTCCACCATCCATCTTTCCTCATATCAACTCGGCAGTCTGTTTAGCTTTTCCACTGCCGAAGACCACAGTTCAAATCATATATCCAAATTTATGTTGGTCGACCCGCTTCAGTCATGTGAACTTTCCTCAAAAGAGGCTGCGAAAATGGCCAAGGATCGCATCTGTGAAAAAAAACTTCCAAGTTCAAGTCCTTCcattgagttctttaagcagaGCGGTTGGAGTGATGCACAAGTCATGAAGCTTACCCGGAGGCAACCCAAGTTGATATTTGCTAACGTAGAGACTGTCCTgaagcccaggatgagatctttgcaggacatgggattttctgacACTGAAATATTTCAGCTGGTTTCATCATGTCCGACTCTGCTCTGTTTCCGTGATATCCAACCAAGGATCAACTTCTGGAGGTCACTTCTTGGTTCTAATCAGAGGTTTCTGAAAGCCTGCAAGAGGAACTTGTTTATTCTTACTTCTAGCTTGGCTCGGAATATAGAACCCAGTATATCTCTCTTGAGGGAACATGGCATCAGTGACGAGCGCATCGCGCATATGGTGGTGACAATGCCGGGCAATTTTGGTAGAATAGACAAATTAAAGGAAGTTATCAAATATATTGAGGAATTGGGTGTCTCACGTGATTCTGGCGTATACACTTATGCACTTCATGTGGTCGTTAATGTGAGCAGGTCCAAGTTTGATGCTATGTCGGTAACTCTGATGAGCTTTGGGTGGTCCCAGCCTGACATCAATGCTTTATTCAGGAAGTGCCCAAAAATTTGGACACTCTCAAAGAAGAGCATATGTGACAAGATGACATTCCTGACGAAGGAAGCTGGTTGTGAGCTGACATCTATCAGTCGCTATCCCATGCTTCTGAAGTAtagcttggagaagaggttgaGACCTCGATATGAAGTTCTGAATTTTCTTAATCAGAATAAATTGCTGGATAGAGAACATAACCTGCCATCTGTCATGACGCCAAAGGAAGAGAAGTTCAGAAATAAATTTCTTTTCCTGCTCCGCAAGGAGAAATTTATTGCTCAATATGATTCCTATGTTGTTGCTGTGCAGCGAAAGCACCATGTTGTTGCCGAAAACTTGGATTGCTAG